ATAAAGTGCGTACTCATCTGGTACATCACGAATAAGAGCAGCGCCGAGCGTTGCCATATCACGTGGGGTAGTGTAATGCTCGTCTGTATCTAGGCCGTGGCTGTTAATAAAGTGGCTGTTACTCATGCCTAATTTAGCAGCATGGGCATTCATTAAATCAGCAAAGGCGCTTTCGCTACCTGCAATGTGCTCAGCCATGGCTACGCACGCATCATTACCTGATTGAATAATAATACCGTGGTTAAGCTCATCAACACTTATTTGCTTACCTACTTCAATAAACATTTTTGACGACTCAGGGAAGTTTTTAGCCCAGGCTTTTTCGCTTACTGTAACCATATCGGTTGGTGCAATATTACCGGCGTTAATTTCGGTACCAATTACATAACTGGTCATCATTTTAGTTAAGCTTGCTGGGGCTAGCTTTGTATCAGCTTCGCCTTCGGCAATTACTTTACCCGTTGTAAAGTCTACTAAAAAATAACCTTTTGCATTAATTTGAGGTGGTGCCGGAATGATTTGGGCGCTGGCTGAAAATACGGCGGCTGTGCAAACTAAGCCGCATACACCTTTGAGGATTTTATGTTTAATTGATTTCATCATACTCATTAATGGTTAAAGTTAAAAATTCGCGTTATGTTCATCTTATACCCAAACTAACCCAAGATGCGAGCATCGTTGGTATTAAAAACAACTTAGGCAAGGCATTGATTGTCTATAATAGTCACTCTATTGTTCAAATCAATAACGCAGTCTTCATCGTTTTTAAACCGACGCTAGCACGTTTTACTAGCACTTACTCTCTGTGATGCTCTTTTTAAAAGGGCCAACCATTTAAAAAGTAACACCTAGATTTAAGCCCCTGCGCAACGCTTAACTTGCACCTTGGGATGGTTTAGTTATTAGTCTTACTGAGTGTAAAGCAAGAACGCATTTTGAAATTGGTTTTGTTTTAATTTTTTTAATACATCTTGCGCATGTTGGGCATCTTTAATTGGGCCCAAATGCAAACGGTATATGTTGTCTGCTTTTACTATATTAGTAGGCACTTGATATTGCAGGCGTAATGTAGAAGCTAATGCCTCAATATTGCTAAGCGTACTACCTGCGGCTACCTGTATATATGTTTTACGTGCAGGAATGCTGTCGAGCGTAATCGCCTCTAGCTTAACCTTAGCTGTACCGTGAGTGTAATAGCCTAATTTATAAGCAGCAGCATACGAAAGATCTATTATTCTGTCATCGTGAAACGGCCCTCGGTCGTTTACACGCACAATCACCGATTTATTGTTGGCAGTATTAGTAACACGAACAAAGCTTGGTAGAGGTAAGGTTTTATGCGCAGCGCTCATGGCAAACATATCGTAAATTTCACCGTTTGAGGTATGGTAGCCATGAAACTTACGGCCGTACCATGAAGCGATCCCTTCTTCTGTGTAGCCTTTTTCATCAAGCATTGGCGTATAACGCTTACCTAATACTTCGTAAGGGCGACTTGCACTGGCACTTTTTTTAACATCCACCACAACGGCATCTTGCATTTCAAGTGCGGTAGGTGCACGCAGTGGTGCGGCATCGTGCTCCATATGATAACGGCTATTAGAGCCGCTACTACATGCGCTTAACATAAATATTAAGGCTGAAATAAATAACAGCTGGGTAGGCTTATTCATTATTTTAAAAGCATCCTTTTATCTGTCGCAATTGACATAATAATGCCAAAGCCGGCCATTAACGTCACCATAGAGGTGCCGCCATAACTAATAAGGGGTAAAGGTACACCCACAACAGGCAACAAGCCCGATACCATGCCTATGTTTACAAAAATATAAACAAAAAAGGTGAGCGTTAAGGCGCCGGCTAGTAATTTACCAAATGCATCTTGCGCGTTGACCGCAATGTATAAACCGCGGCCAATAATAAACAAGTACAGGCTTAATAAAACACATACACCAAATAAGCCAAACTCTTCACTTAATACCGAAAATATAAAGTCGGTATGGCGCTCTGGTAAAAATTCAAGTTGTGATTGCGTACCTTGAAGCCAACCTTTACCTTCAATACCGCCTGAGCCAATAGCTATTTTAGATTGAATAATATGATACCCCGAGCCAAGCGGGTCACTTTCTGGGTCTAAAAACGTTAGCACGCGTTGCTTTTGGTAGTCATGCATACCGTAGTGCCAAAATGGCCATGCGGCAAGGGCTACAATTGAGCTTAAAAAGCCAATTAAGCGCCAACTTAAACCGGATAAAAACAACACAAATATTCCTGAGCTGGCAATCAAAATTGAGGTGCCTAAATCGGGCTGCTCTTTAATTAATAAGGTAGGCAGCATCACTATAATAAAGCCAATAATCAGGTGCAATGGGCGAGGGGGAAGTTGATTGCGGCCAATATACCAAGCTACCATCATAGGGACTGCCAGTTTCATTAGCTCTGAGGGTTGAAACCGCGTAATACCTAGATTTAACCAGCGCTGCGCACCTTTTGAGCTAACCCCAAACAGCAATACGCCCACTAACATTAATAAGCCCACGCAATAAAGGGGGATCACTAAGCGTTTAAGTGTCGCAGGGGAGAATTGTGCCAGCACTATCATGCCTATAATAGCGCCGCCCATACGAGTAATATGACGCAGCATCATGGCTGAGTCTTGGCCGCTAGCGCTATATACTATGGTGATACTGCCTGCCATCATAAGTAATAAGGCAATCAGTAACGGTAAGTCTAAATGCATGCGCATCCATATCGAGCGCTTGTTATGAAGTACGGTCATTGCGCGGTATTCCTAGCAAGTTCTATTGGGTTTGCAGCAAAATAATAATCCATCAGCTCGCGCGCAATGGGGGCACCTACAGAGCTGCCGCCACCGGTGTTTTCAACTACAATAGAAACTACAATTTTAGGGTCGTCATACGGAGCAAAACCAATATAAATCGCGTTATCGCGTTGGCGCTCTTTTAGTGATTTTGCATCGTAACGCTCACCTTGGGCAATACTCACCACTTGCGCAGTACCTGTTTTACCAGCAGGATCATAATTAGCGCCTTTAAATGCACGGTGTGCAGTTCCTGTTACTTTTTTTACGGTATTGTGCATGGCATCGAGAGCGATACGCCAGTTATCTGGGTTGTTAAGTACTACCGGCGGTTTTTCTTCGTTATTAATTTGCGACACTTGATCTTCTTTTTTGGCCACTTGCGCTAAATGCGGCGGGTGGTTTATGCCTTTATTAACTAATATATTAGTCGCGTTAGCAATTTGAATCGGGGTAGCTGTCCAGTAGCCTTGGCCAATCCCCACAGAAATTGTGTCGCCACGCCACCACGACTCTTTAAAGCGACCTTCTTTCCACTCTTTTGAGGGCAATATGGCCGTGGTTTCTTCGTGTATGTCTATTCCGGATAAGTCACCAAAGCCAAAGCGTGCCATAAAATTACTAATTTTTGTAATGCCTAAGCGGTAAGCTGCATCATAAAAGTAAGTATCGCACGACTCTTCAATCGCTTTGTAAACATCTACGTGGCCGTGACCCCAGCGTTTCCAATCGCGCCATTTATGTTCAACATTCGGTATTTGAAAAAAACCAGGGTCCCACACCGAAGTACTTTCACTGACAATGTTTTCTTCAAGTGCCAGTATGGCCATATGCGGTTTTACTGTGGAAGCCGGTGCATAGCGCCCTTGAGTGGCACGGTTAATAAGGGGGCGGTCGGGGTTTAGCAGCGCTTTATAATCTTTGCTGCTAATACCGTGTACAAATAAATTAGGGTCGTAACTTGGGTTTGAATAAAGTGCTAATACGCCACCGTCTTTGGCATCCATTACTACAACCGCGCCACGCATATCTTTAAGCGCATGTTGGGCTATTTGCTGTAAACCTATATCTAAAGTAAGTACTAAATCACTGCCCGGCTGCGGGGGAGTCATACTTAACGTACGAATAACACGGCCGCGGTTATTTACTTCAACGCGCTGCGAACCCACTTGGCCATGCAAAAGTTGCTCGTAATATTTCTCTATACCAAGCTTACCAATATCGTGCGTAGCGCGGTAATTTGTAGCTTGGTCTTCTTGCTCTAGCTTATTAAGCTCTTTGCGGTTTAATTTTGCAACGTAGCCTAGCGCATGGGTGAGCGTGTCGCCATACGGGTAAAAGCGTGCAAGGCGGGCTTCAATACTAAAACCAGGAAATTTATGCTGATTAACCGCAAATTTGGCTACTTCGGTTTCATCTAAGCGGGCTTTTAACACTTGTGATTTAAAGCGCCGTGTATGCTTTATGTTATCGATAAAGTCTTTTTTTTGCGGCTCGGTAATTGTAATTATTTTACTAACTTGCTCGAGTGACTCAGCTAAATCGTCAACCTCTTCAGGAATAACCTCAAGGTTATAAACGGGTTTGTTTTCAGCAAGCAGCACACCGTTGCGGTCGTAAATGAGGCCACGGTTTGGTGCAATAGGAATTACTTTAATGCGGTTATCGTTAGAGCGGGTTTGGTAGTCGGCGTGCTCTTCTACCTGAATGGTATAGAGGTTAGAGAGCAAAATTGCCACTAAGCCTAAAACAAAAATAAAACCCACAAATGCGCGCCGTGCAAATAAGTTTGCCTCAGCGGAGTGGTCGCGTATTGTGGGTCTTTGCTTAATCATAACAAGGCGTTACTCGCGATGATAAGGATGGTTGTTATTTAAGCTCCAGCCACGGTATAGGCTTTCGGCAACAATAATACGCACTAAAGGGTGCGGTAACGTTAAGTTAGATAACGACCATTTTTGCTCAGAGGCGGCAATGCACTCAGGGGCTAACCCTTCTGGGCCGCCAATAAGTAAACTTACGTCGCGGCCATCGAGCTGCCACTTTTCCATATTTTTAGCAAGCTGGTGAGTATCAAGTGGTTTACCTGTTACCTCTAGGGTAACAATGCGATTGCCTTTTGGAATAGCGGCTAAGGTTTTTTCACCTTCGGTGTGCAAAATGCGTTTAATATCGGCATTTTTACCGCGTTTACCGGCCGGAATTTCTATTAACTCAAGCGCCATATCTTTAGGAAAACGGCGTTGGTACTCTGCAAATCCGGTTTCTACCCACGCTGGCATTTTTGTGCCAACGGCAATCATTTGTATTTTCACGTATTACTTCCAAGCTCAATTAAAAAATAGTGGCGCTTAGCCCCACAGTTTTTCTAGATCGTAATAGCTACGTGCGTGATCTTGCATCACGTGTACAACTACATCACCTAAATCTACCAGTACCCATTCGCCTTCGTCTTGACCTTCGTAACCTAAAGGTTCTTCACCAGCGTGGCGAGCTTCTTTTGCTACGTTATCAGCAATTGATTGCACATGGCGCTTAGAAGTACCCGAACACACAACCATGTAATCGGTAATGTCTGAGCTGTCGCGTACGTCTAGTTGTACCACGTCGCGTGCTTTCATATCGTCAATTTTGTCTAGTGCAAAGGCAAGTAGTTGTTTCGAATCCAAGGTATTGTCTCAATTTTAAATTTAATAGCGTGCATTTTAACATGCTAGGGGGTTTTAATCACCACTTTGATAGAGCTGGTGTTGCTCAATGTAGTGACTCACAGAATCAGGTAATAGTTCATTATTTTTATTGGTTTTTTTTAATTGCTCTCGAATAGAACTTGAAGCCGCATCGAGGGTTTCACCCGGTAAAAAATACAACTTACCAAATGGTGTGTATTCAAGGTGCTGTGCATCGTTAGTTTGGGCATTTAACATATACGTTTTTAGTGCAGGGCGCGGGCTACATAATTGCCCCGGGCGTTGGTATACAACAATATGGCAAAGCTGTGTAATGGTCTGCCATTCGTACCATTTGTCGAGGTTATTAAACGAGTCCATGCCCATTAAAAAAAGAACTGGCGTATTTGGGTGCTCAGCTCTGAGTTCTTGCAAGCTTAATAACGAGTACGAGGGGCCGGTACGATTAAGCTCTCTTAAATCAAGTGCAAAATGAGGATAAGGAGCTATAGCGGCATTAAGCATATTAATACGGTGCGCTGTACTTATACCCGGCGCAGCTTTGTGCGCGGGCAGTGCACAGGGCATAAAGTACAACGTAGTTAAGTTAAATGTATTTACACACTGCGTAGCCATATTTAAGTGGCCTAAATGCACGGGGTCGAAGGTGCCGCCAAAAATTGCAATCATGTTAAAAATCTTTAGTTAAGTGCGTGGCACGGCATTGGAATATCGAGCGGTTGGCAAAACTTAATACAAATATGCGCAAGCGCTTGGTAAGGCGCAATTAAGTTACCTTGTTTGTAGCTTGAATCAAACAGTGCAAGCTCACTGCTTATTTGCTCAAGGGTATTAATATTTAAGCGGTTAATCGCATTTTGCACCGGGCCTTGCTGGTTTTTCCAAATACCATTTTTTTTAAATAACTGTGCGATAGGCTCGCCATTTAAAAGCCCTTGCTGAATAGTTAGCAAACTGGTGAGCTCTTTATTTATAGCCCATAAAATACTGACCACTTCAGTGTTATCGCTGGCCAGTTTATTAAGGACCTTAATAGCTTGCTTGGCGTGGCCATTTAATAGGGCATCACTTAAGTCAAAAATATCAAACTTGGCTTGATTTAATAGCCCTTGCATCACAAGTTGCTGGGTTATTAAGGCATTACCATGCAGCAGCGAGAGCTTTTCGAGCTCTTGAAAGCATGCTAATAAGTTGCCTTCGGTCGCGTTAATTAAACTCAGTTTTGCTTCGTTTTGCATATTCAGAGAAAGGCGTGCTGCTTGTTCATCTAACCAGCGTTTTAAATGATTCCCTACAAGCGGGTAGCACGGTACAAATACACCCTGTTTATCGAGCGCTTTAAACCAGGCACCACGTTGTACGTCTTGGCTGGCTTTAGCCCCTTTTACAATTAAAATGGTATCGGGGTTGATTAACTCGACTATTTTTTTAAAGGTATTACTACCTGGTGTGCCAGGTTTTTGGTGGTTTAAATCAAGCTCAATTATAGTGCGCGCACTAAACAAAGACATACTTTGATATTGAGCTATAATTTCTTGCCAATCAAACCCCTGCATTAGGGTAAATTTAATTACCTCAGCAAAGCCTTGGGCTTTTGCCGCCTCGCGTATTTGCTGCACACATTGCGCTTCTTGAAACGGCTCTTCACCAAACACTAAATAAAAGGGTTTTAAACCTTTACTTAATTCATTCGGTAACTGATTAGCATAACAGCGCATTATAGTTGCGACAGCTCTCTAACGATACGACGACTGGCTTGCTTACGGATTTCGCTAATAAGCATCTCAAGCTCTTTTGCTTTTGCAAGTGCGTGATCGGGGTCGTCTTGGTAGTTACGATAAAGCTCAAAGCGTTTTTCAATGGCTTTTTCGCCTGGGCGTTTAACCACATAGCTTACCCCGTAGGCAAGCTCGTATTCAGCCACCTGACCATTTTGAAACAACGACAAAGTTTGGCGTTCAATGCTTTCTTTGCGTAAGTAAAGTTGGGCAACATTTTTAGCCGAAGGCGTTAGTTCTACGTTACTGGCTTTAAGCTCTTTTTTAAGGTTTAAAAATAACGATGATTTTTCGTCATCACCTTTAAGTGTAAGCATTTTAAGGTTATCAGGCAGGCTAGAAGCTTTTTTTAAATGAAAGCCACAGCTAGATAAGACAAAACACATTAGCACTAAGGCTAATGTGTTTTTAAAGGTGTTAAAGCTAACCATTTAGTTAGCTACCACGTTAAGTAGTTTACCTGGTACGTAAATAATCTTACGAATGGTTGCGCCATCAGTAAATTTAGTTACGTTAGACTCAGCAAACGCAAGTGCTTCTACCTGCTCTTGTGTTGCATCGGCGGCTACAGTTAGCTTAGCGCGTAGTTTGCCGTTTACTTGTACGATGATTAATTTTTCATCTTCAACAAGGGCAGACTCGTCAACTTTAGGCCATGCTGCATCTAAAATGTCGCCATCTTTACCAAGCTCTTGCCATAACTGGTGCGATAAATGCGGCGTAATTGGCGCAAGCATAATAAGTAGGGCTTCTAATGCTTCGTTAGCAATAGCAACATCTTGCGTATCGTTTAACGGCGCTTTTAATAACTTATTAGAGAGCTCCATAATAGCGGCAATTGCAGTGTTAAATGTTTGACGACGTTCAATATCATCGCTCACTTTTGCAATGGCTTTATGTAGTTCACGACGCAGCACTTTTTGTGGGTTACTAAGCGCCGATTTATCAAGAGCTTGGAAGCCAACAGTTTTCACATCTACTGCGTATTTCCAAATACGTTTTAAGAAGCGGTGCGCGCCTTCAACCCCTGAGTCTGACCATTCAAGTGTTTGCTCTGGTGGTGCGGTAAACATCATAAATAAACGCACAGTATCTGCACCGTATTGGGCAATTACTTCCTGTGGGTCTATACCGTTGTTTTTAGACTTAGACATTTTGCTCATGCCCGATGAGAACACAGGCTCACCATCTTCTTTATGCCATGCTTTAGTTACGCGGCCTTTTTCGTCAGTTTCGGTATTTACATCGCTTGGCGAAATCCATACATCGCCGCCTTTTTCATCTTTACGATAAAACGTTTCGGCAAGTACCATGCCCTGACAAAGTAAGCGATCGAATGGCTCGTCTGAATTTACTAAACCAAAGTCACGTAATAACTTATGGAAAAAACGTGAATACAATAAGTGTAAAATAGCGTGCTCAATACCACCTATGTATTGGTTTACTGGTAACCAGTAGTTAGCTGCTGCTGGGTCTAGCATGCCTTCGTCGTGACGCGGACTACAGTAACGTGCGTAGTACCAAGACGACTCCATAAAGGTGTCAAAGGTATCTGTTTCGTGTGTTGCTGGTACGCCGTTTACCGTTGCTTTTGCCCATTCTGGGTCAGCTTTTATTGGCGAAGTAACGCCATTCATTACTACATCTTCAGGTAAACGTACTGGCAGCATTTCTTCGGTGGCGGCTAATTCGTTACCGTTTTCATCGCTCAGCATTGGGATTGGTGAACCCCAGTAACGCTGGCGGCTAACACCCCAGTCACGTAAACGGAAGTTAACTTTACGCTCACCCACACCGAGTGCTTCTAGTTTGTCAGCAACAGCGTTAAATGCGCCTTCAAAATCAAGGCCATCAAACTCACCAGAATTAACTAACACGCCTTTTTCAGTGAATGCTTCTTCTTTTAAATTTACTTCAAGCTCTGAGCCTTCAACAGGTGCAATTACTTGTTTTATATCTAGGCCGTATGCTGTAGCAAATTCATAGTCGCGTTGGTCGTGTGCAGGTACTGCCATAACCGCACCTGAGCCGTAATGCATTAATACAAAGTTAGCAACCCAAATTGGTACTTGCTCGCCCGTTAATGGGTGAGTCGCGTAAAAGCCAGTTGCAATGCCTTTTTTCTCCATAGTGGCCATGTCTGCTTCGGCAACTTTGGTGTTTTTGCATTCTTCAACAAACATTGCAATTGCATCGCTATTTTTAGCGGCTTCTTGCGCAATAGGGTGGCCACCTGCAACAGCTAGGTAAGTTACACCCATAAATGTATCTGGACGTGTAGTGTATACGCTAAATTTTTCGTTGTTGTCGGTACGCGTAAACTCAATGTCTAACCCTTCAGAGCGGCCAATCCAGTTGCGCTGCATGGTTTTAACTTGCTCAGGCCAGTCTTCTAACTTGTCTAAGTCGTCTAAAAGCTCTTGTGCGTAGTCAGTAATTTTAATAAACCACTGTGGAATTTCTTTTTGCTCAACTACTGCACCAGAGCGCCATCCTCGGCCATCTATAACTTGCTCGTTTGCTAGTACAGTTTGATCAACTGGATCCCAGTTAACCGTTGACATTTTTTTATACACTAAGCCTTTTTCGTAAAGCTTAGTGAAAAACCATTGTTCCCACTTGTAGTACTCTGGGTGACAGGTGGCTATTTCACGATCCCAGTCGTAACCAAAGCCTAATTGCTTAAGTTGGTTACGCATGTAATCAATGTTTTCGTATGTCCACTTAGCTGGCGCTGTTTTGTTTTTGATAGCGGCGTTTTCTGCAGGTAAACCAAACGCATCCCAACCCATTGGCTGCATAACGTTTTTGCCTTGCAGACGCTGGAAACGAGAAACAACATCACCAATGGTGTAATTACGCACATGACCCATATGCAGTCGGCCACTAGGGTATGGGAACATAGAAAGACAGTAATACTTTTCTTTGCTCTCATCTTCGGTGACTTTAAATACCTGGTTTTCTTCCCAGTAACTTTGGACTTTTGACTCTATGTCTTGCGGGTTATATTGCTCTTGCATCTATGATTCCAGACTTCTTGCAAACTAATAAAAAATTGCCGATAGGATACCCCAAATAAAAGCCTAATCACAGCGTATAAGCACGGTTTTGTTAAAATCTCACTTTCAGTGCAGGTTAACCTATACTTATCTATGTTAAAGGCCAACACGCCCTTGATTTTGATGGAGTATAAAATGGCAGATTATAAAACATGGCTTAACGAGCTCACCACGTGGTTAAAAGATGTAAAAGATCACGAAGTAAAAGATGCAATGACCCGATTTGTTGAATCTGAGCAAGCACTTAAAGACCTAGGCAAAGAAAAATACGGACTCTATAAAAGTTATTTGCAGCGCGACTTAGAGCACGTTCAAGAAAACGAATCACACTATAATTCGCTTGCATGGCAAGAGCTTAAAGAGTCGTTATGGTATGAGCTTTCGCACATAGAAGACAAAACCCAGCTTGAATGGCAGTCTCTTAGCCAAGATTTTAAGCACAACGGGGTATATCACGCAGGCGAATGGATAGCCATGGGCACATTAGTATGTAAGAATTGCACCCATAGTTTTGATATTTATCACGCTACACAAATTACACCGTGCATTGAATGTGATGGTATTTATTTTAGCCGTAAGGCATTACAACCCTAAATATATGTATTAAGTGGCTTGTAGGCCACTTAATACGCCCAAAGCCAGCGAGTATGTTGGTACAAAAAGAAGTTAGAATGACGAAAAAACTGCTGCCATTATCTGTTTCACAGCTCGCACCGAGCATTTCTACTAATCACGTTAGCACGTGTATGAGCAATCCATACCCAGAGCAACTTACCTTTATAGGGCAACAACGTGCTCAAAGCGCCCTCGACTTTTCATTAGGAATGGATTTACCCGGTTACAATGTGTATGTAATGGGTGAGGCCGCGCATGGCCGATTTACACTCGTAAAAGACAAACTTAAACAACACGCAAAAGATCGCCCCACACCTAACGAGTGGTTGTATGTTAATAATTACGACGACCACCGCGAGCCAATTGCGCTATTTATGCAAGCAGGGCAAAGTAAGCAATTAAGTGACGACATAGACTCATTTTTAGATGAAGTACTCGACACCTTTCCGGCAGCTTTTGATAACCCAGCTTATCAACGCAAAAAAAAGTCAATCGAGAGCGAATTTAACGACGCTTACGACAGCGCTATTACCGCAGTAGAAGAAATGGCGCTTGAGCAAAGCGTGGCGCTAATAGAAGAGAAAAACGCCGTAGGATTTGCGCCTTTAGTTGAAGGCAGGCAGTTAAGCGATAACGAATTTGCCGCCCTAGATGAAGCGCTCCGCGATGAGTTTTTTGAAAAAATAGAAAAACTAGAAGATGCCCTAATAGAGGCGCTTATTGAGTTGCCACGCTGGAAACGCGAATCAAAAGAAAAACAGCGTAATCTAAAAAAAGCCACAGCCGAGCAAGCTACAAAGCCATTATTAAAAGATTTAGAGCATAAATACGCTGCACATATCGGTGTGCTGCGCTACTTAAAAGACATTCGCGTAGAAATAATTGATGCAGTACTTGAGTGGCTTGACGACGAAGATGAAAGCGAAGAAAGCAAAGAAGACTTTGACCGTAAAGGCATGCTTACCGACTTTTTTGCGCCTAATATTTTAGTTGAGTTTAAAGAAGACGATGCTGCGCCTGTGGTGTATGAGCCAAACCCAACGTTTGGCAATATATTTGGTAAAATTGAGTATTCAACATCGCAAGGCTCACTTATAACCAGTTACCGCTCTATACAGCCAGGTGCATTGCACCGCGCAAATGGCGGTTACTTAATTATGGATGCTGAAAAAGTAATGGCTAACCCACAAGTGTGGGATGGTTTAAAGCTTTCGCTTAAAACGCACCAAATTAAAAACGACCTACCATATCAAGACAGCTCAGTAGGCAGCAGCTTTACATTGCGCCCACAATTAATCCCTCTTGATGTAAAAATTATTTTATTAGGTTCGCGCGATTTGTATTACACCATAGGTGAGTACGATGAAGAATTTGCAGAGCTGTTTAGAGTCCTTGCCGACTTTGACTATTACTTGCCAAGCAGCGATAAATTACAGTACCAATTTATTACTAAAGTGAGTGAGTACTGCCAACAAACCTTAAAGTGCACAACCACAGAGGCCGCCATGGTGCGGTTACTTAAATTTAGCTACCGCCAAGCAGAGCACCATAATAAATTATCGGCCCGTTTTGCAGATGTACTTGAATTGGTGGCTGAGGCCAGCTTTTACGCCAAGCAAGATAAGCAAACACTAATTGATGCGCACCATATTGATGAAGCCATTGAAGGTAAGCAGTACCGCACCGGCCAAATAAGCGAAAACATGCTAAGCGATATAAAAGAAGGCCACACGCTTATTGCCACACAAGGCCAAGCAATTGGTAAAGTTAACGGCTTAACAGTATTGCACATTGGCGATACGTCGTTTGGTACTCCCGCACGTATTACCGCCACCGTATACGCAGGCGCCGATGGTGTAATAGATGTAGAGCGTGAAGCCGAGCTAGGTAAAGCAATTCACTCAAAAGGTGTCATGCTACTTACCGGTTATTTAGGTAACAAATACGCCCAGCACTTTAGCTTAACCCTAAGTGCCAACATAGCTATAGAGCAAAGCTACGGTT
The genomic region above belongs to Pseudoalteromonas sp. MM1 and contains:
- the lptE gene encoding LPS assembly lipoprotein LptE; protein product: MVSFNTFKNTLALVLMCFVLSSCGFHLKKASSLPDNLKMLTLKGDDEKSSLFLNLKKELKASNVELTPSAKNVAQLYLRKESIERQTLSLFQNGQVAEYELAYGVSYVVKRPGEKAIEKRFELYRNYQDDPDHALAKAKELEMLISEIRKQASRRIVRELSQL
- the leuS gene encoding leucine--tRNA ligase codes for the protein MQEQYNPQDIESKVQSYWEENQVFKVTEDESKEKYYCLSMFPYPSGRLHMGHVRNYTIGDVVSRFQRLQGKNVMQPMGWDAFGLPAENAAIKNKTAPAKWTYENIDYMRNQLKQLGFGYDWDREIATCHPEYYKWEQWFFTKLYEKGLVYKKMSTVNWDPVDQTVLANEQVIDGRGWRSGAVVEQKEIPQWFIKITDYAQELLDDLDKLEDWPEQVKTMQRNWIGRSEGLDIEFTRTDNNEKFSVYTTRPDTFMGVTYLAVAGGHPIAQEAAKNSDAIAMFVEECKNTKVAEADMATMEKKGIATGFYATHPLTGEQVPIWVANFVLMHYGSGAVMAVPAHDQRDYEFATAYGLDIKQVIAPVEGSELEVNLKEEAFTEKGVLVNSGEFDGLDFEGAFNAVADKLEALGVGERKVNFRLRDWGVSRQRYWGSPIPMLSDENGNELAATEEMLPVRLPEDVVMNGVTSPIKADPEWAKATVNGVPATHETDTFDTFMESSWYYARYCSPRHDEGMLDPAAANYWLPVNQYIGGIEHAILHLLYSRFFHKLLRDFGLVNSDEPFDRLLCQGMVLAETFYRKDEKGGDVWISPSDVNTETDEKGRVTKAWHKEDGEPVFSSGMSKMSKSKNNGIDPQEVIAQYGADTVRLFMMFTAPPEQTLEWSDSGVEGAHRFLKRIWKYAVDVKTVGFQALDKSALSNPQKVLRRELHKAIAKVSDDIERRQTFNTAIAAIMELSNKLLKAPLNDTQDVAIANEALEALLIMLAPITPHLSHQLWQELGKDGDILDAAWPKVDESALVEDEKLIIVQVNGKLRAKLTVAADATQEQVEALAFAESNVTKFTDGATIRKIIYVPGKLLNVVAN
- a CDS encoding Lon protease family protein, producing MTKKLLPLSVSQLAPSISTNHVSTCMSNPYPEQLTFIGQQRAQSALDFSLGMDLPGYNVYVMGEAAHGRFTLVKDKLKQHAKDRPTPNEWLYVNNYDDHREPIALFMQAGQSKQLSDDIDSFLDEVLDTFPAAFDNPAYQRKKKSIESEFNDAYDSAITAVEEMALEQSVALIEEKNAVGFAPLVEGRQLSDNEFAALDEALRDEFFEKIEKLEDALIEALIELPRWKRESKEKQRNLKKATAEQATKPLLKDLEHKYAAHIGVLRYLKDIRVEIIDAVLEWLDDEDESEESKEDFDRKGMLTDFFAPNILVEFKEDDAAPVVYEPNPTFGNIFGKIEYSTSQGSLITSYRSIQPGALHRANGGYLIMDAEKVMANPQVWDGLKLSLKTHQIKNDLPYQDSSVGSSFTLRPQLIPLDVKIILLGSRDLYYTIGEYDEEFAELFRVLADFDYYLPSSDKLQYQFITKVSEYCQQTLKCTTTEAAMVRLLKFSYRQAEHHNKLSARFADVLELVAEASFYAKQDKQTLIDAHHIDEAIEGKQYRTGQISENMLSDIKEGHTLIATQGQAIGKVNGLTVLHIGDTSFGTPARITATVYAGADGVIDVEREAELGKAIHSKGVMLLTGYLGNKYAQHFSLTLSANIAIEQSYGYIDGDSASLAELCALISAITSLPISQSIALTGSINQHGDVQAIGGVNEKIEGFFKLCKMRGLTGGQGVIIPKSNQVNLVLDDEILEAVERGKFNIYAVETVDQALNLLMDIDAGDVIDGQYPEDSVNGIALARLKDIADIVNGDSEEDKEADEDEEKH